Proteins from a single region of Flavobacterium sp. K5-23:
- a CDS encoding ABC transporter ATP-binding protein, whose protein sequence is MSKDIIIKAENISKQYRLGQVGTGTMAHDLNRWWHQVRGKENPYLKIGDTNDRSTKGESDYVWALQDINFEVERGEILGIIGKNGAGKSTLLKILSRVTAPTTGSIKFGGRVASLLEVGTGFNGEMTGRENIYLNGAILGMTKKEITSKLDEIINFSGCERYIDTPVKRYSSGMTVRLAFAVAAFLEPEILIIDEVLAVGDAEFQKKAIGKMQDISRKGGRTVLFVSHNMAAVKSLCTRGVVLDNGKVAFEGEIEEAISEYLNLDNHVASRKIYNNVEAPSSEIVRLLESEVINDIFENKTDYFIIEKVGIRIKFEILVETSDLVLGLNLYNNEEIHILSSHQKNQNINYKVGAYQAIVWFPNNFLSEGYHFCGIAAMSYKGVFRVHFHDVNKFSFNIIDEFMENTARGSYYKGKFPGVVRPILDWDNVVVL, encoded by the coding sequence ATGAGTAAAGATATTATAATAAAAGCCGAAAATATTTCTAAGCAATACCGCCTAGGACAGGTAGGTACTGGTACTATGGCTCACGATTTGAATAGATGGTGGCATCAAGTACGCGGTAAAGAAAACCCTTATTTAAAAATTGGGGATACTAATGACCGTTCTACTAAAGGGGAGAGTGACTATGTGTGGGCTTTGCAGGACATTAATTTTGAAGTGGAACGTGGTGAGATTTTAGGTATAATAGGGAAGAATGGCGCTGGTAAATCTACCTTGCTCAAGATTTTATCACGAGTTACTGCACCCACTACAGGGAGCATAAAATTTGGGGGGCGTGTGGCTTCTTTACTTGAAGTAGGAACCGGTTTTAATGGCGAAATGACGGGTAGGGAAAACATTTATTTGAATGGTGCCATTCTGGGAATGACAAAAAAAGAAATCACCTCAAAACTGGATGAAATCATTAATTTCTCGGGTTGTGAACGTTACATAGATACCCCTGTAAAGCGCTACAGTAGTGGTATGACGGTGCGACTCGCTTTTGCAGTTGCCGCATTTCTGGAGCCTGAAATTTTAATTATCGATGAGGTTTTGGCTGTAGGGGATGCCGAGTTCCAGAAGAAAGCCATTGGCAAAATGCAGGATATTTCCCGTAAAGGAGGTAGAACGGTTTTGTTTGTGAGTCATAACATGGCGGCCGTGAAGAGTTTGTGTACGAGGGGGGTTGTTTTGGATAACGGGAAGGTTGCTTTTGAAGGCGAGATAGAGGAGGCTATTTCTGAATATTTGAATCTTGATAACCATGTAGCTTCTAGGAAAATATATAATAATGTTGAAGCTCCTTCAAGCGAAATTGTTAGGTTGCTAGAATCAGAAGTTATAAATGATATTTTTGAAAATAAAACGGATTATTTTATTATTGAAAAAGTTGGCATTAGAATAAAGTTTGAGATTTTGGTTGAAACATCCGATTTAGTTTTAGGTTTAAACCTTTATAATAACGAAGAAATTCATATATTGAGTTCCCATCAAAAAAATCAAAACATAAATTATAAAGTTGGAGCTTATCAAGCTATTGTTTGGTTTCCAAATAATTTTTTGTCTGAAGGATATCATTTTTGTGGAATAGCTGCTATGTCTTATAAAGGTGTCTTCAGAGTGCATTTTCACGATGTCAATAAGTTTTCTTTTAATATTATTGATGAGTTTATGGAAAATACCGCTAGAGGAAGTTATTATAAAGGAAAATTTCCAGGAGTTGTAAGACCAATTTTAGATTGGGATAATGTTGTTGTTTTATAA
- a CDS encoding bifunctional 2-polyprenyl-6-hydroxyphenol methylase/3-demethylubiquinol 3-O-methyltransferase UbiG yields the protein MKNLEFTGERMTTGLGSVHGVIEHLHRYAIAQKITNNKVVLDIASGEGYGSFLLSKSATKVFGVDIDEESINHAKVKYASSKNIEFSVGSTDAIPLEDRSVDVVISFETIEHHDKHDLMMKEISRVLKKNGVLLISSPEKSIYSSRDPNNPYHIKELTLDDFSDLLKRNFKNVNLFNQRFVIGSLIHLIDQDCESKFNLFDGDYLQIKNKLDEDDFYNKSYFNLAICSNANNNDYLEVGSSIFNGVRVVKEEINVLKESYEKQYNNILSTESFKLGNSIIKKINSVRKLLKR from the coding sequence ATGAAAAATTTAGAGTTTACAGGTGAACGTATGACTACAGGTCTTGGATCAGTTCATGGTGTTATTGAGCATTTACATAGATATGCTATTGCTCAAAAAATCACTAACAATAAAGTTGTTTTGGATATAGCTTCCGGTGAGGGTTACGGAAGTTTTTTACTAAGCAAAAGTGCCACTAAAGTGTTTGGAGTTGATATAGATGAAGAATCAATAAATCATGCAAAAGTTAAATATGCCTCATCAAAGAACATTGAGTTTAGTGTAGGATCTACTGACGCTATTCCATTAGAAGATAGATCTGTTGATGTCGTTATTTCTTTTGAAACAATAGAACATCACGATAAGCACGATTTGATGATGAAAGAAATTTCTAGAGTTCTTAAAAAAAATGGCGTTTTATTGATTTCTTCTCCTGAGAAAAGTATTTATAGTAGTAGGGATCCTAACAATCCTTATCATATTAAAGAATTGACTTTAGATGACTTTAGCGATTTGTTGAAAAGGAATTTTAAAAATGTTAATTTGTTTAATCAACGATTTGTAATAGGTTCTTTAATTCATTTGATTGATCAAGATTGTGAATCAAAATTTAATTTGTTTGATGGGGACTATCTACAGATTAAGAATAAATTAGATGAAGATGATTTTTACAATAAGTCTTATTTTAATTTAGCGATATGTTCAAATGCAAACAACAATGATTATTTAGAAGTTGGATCGTCAATTTTTAATGGGGTAAGAGTTGTTAAGGAGGAAATAAATGTACTTAAAGAAAGTTATGAAAAACAGTATAATAATATATTATCTACTGAATCTTTTAAATTAGGTAATTCAATTATTAAAAAAATAAATTCAGTTAGAAAATTATTAAAAAGATAG